GGGACCTGCGGACCCCGCTGCGCCGGGTGGGCGCGCTGCTCGACGCGGGCGCGGTGCACCCCGGCCGGCGGGCCCGCGACCATCTACTGTGGATGGCCCAGTCGAACCGCCTGCCCGCCCGGCGCACCGACGAGGTGCTGGAGCTGGTCGGGCTCGCCACGGTCGCCCGGCGCCGGGCCGGCGACATGTCGCTGGGCATGCGGCAGCGCCTCGGGATCGCCGCGGCGCTGCTCGGCGACCCGCCGGTGCTGATGTTCGACGAGCCGGTCAACGGCCTCGACCCGCAGGGCGTGCACTGGGTCCGCGGCCTGCTGCGCGGGTTGGCGGCCCAGGGCCGGACGGTCTTCGTGTCCAGCCACCTGATGAGCGAGCTGGCCGACACCGCCGACCACCTCGTGGTCATCGGCCGGGGACGGCTGCTGGCCGACGCGAGTGTGCGCGACCTCACCGCCGGAGCGTCCACTTTGGAGCAGGCGTACCTGGAGCTGACCCGCGACGCGGTCGACTACGGGCGGGCGTCGTGAGCCTGCTGCGCGCCGAGTGGACCAAGCTGCGCACCGTACCGGGCCTGGCCTGGTGCCTGCTCGCCGCGGCCGGCGCCATCGCCGCGTTCGCGGTGGTGATCTCGTCCGGCAGCCCGGGGACCTTCGGTGGCGCGGCCTACGTCGACGAGTTCCGCTTCGTCCACCGGCCGCTGACCGGCGACGGCACGCTCGTGGCCCGCGTCCGCACCCAGGACGGCGGCCACCCGTGGGCGATGGCCGGCATCCTGCTCAAGCAGAGCGCCACCCCCGGGGCACCGTACGCGGCGCTGATGGTCACCCCCGGCCACGGCGTACGGCTCCAGTCGGGTTTCACCACCGACCTCGCCGGCAGCCGCCGCCCGGCCCCGCGCTGGCTCAGGCTCACCCGCGCCGGTGCCACCGTCACCGGGTACGAGTCGGCCGACGGCACCGCGTGGAGCACGGTCGGCACCGTCACGCTCGACGCGCTCGGGCCGAGCGCGCAGGCCGGCCTGTTCGTCACGTCGCCGGGCATGACGCGCGTCGTACCCATGCGTCCCGCTCTTGTGCGGATCCGGCCCGGCTCCGCGACGTTCGACTCGGTGCGCCTGGAGACCGAGACGCCGCAGCCGGCGGCGGCCTGGCGCGGCACGGACGTCGGCGGGCCCGCGGACCGGTCCGGTCCCGCCGCGCCCGACCCGGACGGCGCCTTCACGCTGACGGGGTCCGGCGACATCGTCGGCCGGACCGACGACGGCAGCCGGATCGTGGCCGCCACCGCCGGCACGATCTTCGGCGTGCTGCCCATCGTCGCGCTGGGCGCGCTGGTGACGACGTCGGAGTACCGGGGCCACGCGATCCGGACGACGCTGGCCGCCAGCCCCCGGCGCGGCCGGGTGCTCGCCGCGAAGGCGGTCGTGGCCGGCGGCGCCGCCTTCGCCGCCGGGCTCGCCGGCACCGCGCTGGCGCTGCTGGTGAGCCAGCCGCTGCTGCGGCGGCAGGGCTTCCGCCCGCCCGTCTATCCCGATCCGGCCCTGTCCGACCCGGCGGTCTGGCGGGTCGTCGCCGGGACCGCCGCGTTTCTCGCGCTGGTCGCCGTGCTCGGCGTCGGCCTCGGCGCGATCCTGCGGCGCGGCGCCGGCACGATCGCGGTGCTCGCCGGGGCACTGCTCGTCCCGCTGGTCGTCACGCCGTTCCTGCCGGCCGACGCCGGCCGGTGGGTGCAGCGGCTGGCGCCGCTCGCCGGGCTCTCCCTCCAGCAGGTCCGCGAGAGCGACGACGCGCTGCTGCTGCCCTGGGCAGGCCGTCCGTGGACCGGCCTCGCGGTCCTGTGCGGCTACGCCGGGCTCACACTCCTGCTCGGGTACGCCGTGCTGCGTCGCCGGGACGCGTGAGATGCACGCCGAGTGGACCAAGCTGCGTACCGCACCCGCCACGGCCCGGCTGCCGCTGGCCATCGCCGCCCTGACCATCGGGCTGACCCTCGCGGTCACCGCCCTCGCGGAGCCGGGCACCACGGCGTGTGCCGGCGGCTGCGACACCACCGCGCTCGTCCTCTCCGGTGTCCACCTTGGACATGCGCCGGCCGTCGCGCTGGCCGTCCTCGTCATCGCCGGCGAGTACGACAGCGGCCTGATCGCCACGACGCTCACCGCGACCCCGCGCCGGCTCACCGTGCTGGTGGCCAAGGCGGCCGCCGTCGCCGCGGCGGTGCTCCCCGGCGCCCTGGTGGGGGTGGCCGGCGCCCTGCTCGCCGGCCACTCGCACGGGTACGGCGTGCCCCTGCGCGCCGCCGCCACGGCGGTGCCGCACCTGGTGCTCGCCGCGCTGCTGAGTCTCGGCGCGGCGACCGCGCTCCGGCACACCGCGCCGGCCCTCACCACCGTCCTCGGCCTGCTCTACCTGCCGCCGATCCTGGCCCAGTTCGTCGCGGACGCGGCCTGGCGCGCGCGGATCGACGCGTACGCCCCGATGACCGCCGGCCTCGGCGTGCTCGCCGCCGAGGCGGCCGTCGCGCTGGCGGTGGGCGCCGCCTTCCTCCTCACGAGGTCCGCAACGCCCTGATGGCCAGGTCGCACTGGCCGATGACGGCGTAGTCCCACTCGTCCTTGGGCGCGCGGGCCCGGTACGCGCCACGCAGTCGGCGCAGCGGCGCCACGGCCCGCTGGTCGCCGATCCTGCCCAACACGAGTGCCAGGTAGGCCGCCACCTTGGCGGGCCGGCCTTCCAGGTGGCGAAGCAGGTCAGGTACGGCGGCCGGGCCCATTGCGACGAGCTCATCCACGGCCGCGCTCGGCACCAGCACCGGAGTGCCCAGTTCGGACGCGGGTGACTCCAGCCGGCCCAGCGTGTCGAGGAGCTCCTCGACGCGCCGGGGGTGCGCGGTGCCATCCATCGGGCCCGCTAGGAGACGGTCTTCCTGGTGACCGACCCGCTGGTGACCCTGATCGACAGCGACCAGGACACCGACTGGCGGCCGCCCGGGCCGATGAGCGAGGTCACGAAGTCCCGGTCCCACTCCGCGTTGGTGGTCGCGCCGTAGCCAATGCTCGGCGGGTCCGCCATCGAGATGTTGAGGCCGCCGCCGAGCCACTCCTGGCGGAACGGGGCTCGGGACGCGTCGCGGCCGGACTTGGCGATGTCGTCGAACGTCTGCCCCTCGGTGGGGTCGGTGACGCCGTTGATGCGGTCGCGGGTCCGGGTCACGGACTGGGCCAGCGAGAACTTCGACGAATCGCAGGGGCCCGAGATCGTCCCGAAGAGCTGTACCTTGGCCCCGACCCGGCGGCCCGTGTCGAAGGTGCCGGCGGTGCCCGCACCACCGCCCCAGTAGCCCTTGCCCACGAGGTCGGGATAGTAGTCGTCGAGCGAGAAACCGCCCTGGAACGACCCCGACACCACCTTGGTCATGCTGGTCGGCGCGGCGCAGGCGTCCCCGCCCGCTGCCGGCGCCTGGGCCAGTACCGGCCCAAGGCCCGCGTCGGGCGCCTCGACCTTCTCGTCGTCCTGGCCCAGGACGGGGATCGACGCCTCGCCGGGGTCGAGCACGGCGAAGCGGGAAAGGTCGTGTCCGGCGCCGGGCGATTCCGGCCGGCGGCCGGGCCAGACCGCCACCGGTGCCGAGCTCCGCCCGGCCGGTTGCCAGGTGTTGGCGGCTTTCCGGGAACGGCTTGAGGTGTCGAACGCGTACATGATGCCCACCGAAGGATCGGCTGTGTGGCCTCCAGGCTATGCCCGGAGGCCGTCCCGGCAAGGCAACTGTCCGTTCCGCGTCACCCGGGCAGCGCCGGGCCGGCACCGTTGTGGTGCGGCTCGGGCTCCGCCGGCACCGGTACGGGGACCGCCTCCGGCTGCCGCGCGGGCGGGCCGACGGGCAGTTCGGAGGTCACGTCCGCGGGCGGGGCGGCGGGCTGCCGGGCCGCCACCATCGGGAACTCGCCGGTCTGTACGTTCCCCGCGGCGGCGGCCATCACCGCGGCCGCGGCCAGGTCGGCCACCCGCTTCGCCTCGCGCTGCACCCGGGCCCGCACCTCCTTGGCGTGCCGGTCGGCGGACTCGGCCGCGCCCCGCACCTCCTCCAGCCGGGCGAGGTCCGTGGCCAGGTCCTCGCGGACCTCGCCGAGCCGCTGCTGGAACTGCCCGACCTCGTCTTCGAGGGCCGCGGCCTCCTGGCGGGTCTGCGCGAGCCGCTGCTGGGCGGACTCCGTCTCGCCCTGCAGCTGGGTCAGCGCCTGGCGCTGCGCGCGGATCTCCTGCTGGACGGACACGAGGTGCTGCTGGTGGGCGGCGGCCTGCTCCTCCGCGCGGCGCCGCACGTCGGCCGCGTGCTGCTGCGCCTCCGCCAGCAGGGTCGCGCTGCCCTGCTCGGCCACCGAGCGCTGCTGCGTGAGGTCCCGGTCGGCGGCCGCCCGGAACTCCCCGATCTCGTGCTCCACGGTGGCCTGCCACTGCGTCAGCTCCTGCTGGGCCTGGGCGCGGCCGGCGTCGACCTCCTGCTGAAGCTGCGCCCGGGTCGCCTCGATCATGGCCTCCAACTCGGCCCGCGCCTGCTCGGCCCGCTGCGCGCTCTCCTCGCTGATCCGCTGCGCCTCCTGCTGAGCGTGCTGCCGGGCGGCTTCCCCGTCCGCCCGCATCCGCTCCCCCAGCTCGCGCAGCTCGGCGAACTCGGCCTGGGCCGCGGCCCGGCGCTCCTCGCGCCGCTCCTGCTCCTCGGCGCGCCGCGCGGCCAGCTCCTCCTCCAGCTCGTGCAGGGTCTGGGCGGCCCGCTCCCGCGCGTCGACGAGCACCTTCTCGGCCTCGGCCTGCAGGTCGGCCGCCCGCTGCGCGGCGTTGTTGGTGATCGCGTCGGCCTGCTTCTCGGCGAGGGCCAGGATCTGGTCGACCATCGGGCCCAGGTCGCGGAACGACGCCCGGTCGATCTGCGGCGGCCGCTGGCGCAGCTCGTTGAGCTCCATGTGCAACTGCGGGACCTGCTGGTTCAGCTCCTGGAACTGGACCACCACGTGGTCCCGCTCGCCGGCCAGCGCCGCGTTCTCGCTCTCCAGCTGCGAGACGTACCGATCCACCTGCCGCTTGTCATAGCCGCGCATCGTGACGTCGAAGCTCGGCTGCGTCGTCATCCTTTCGGGTACCGCGAACAGCTCGCCACCACGGGACATGCCCATCCTCCATACGACCGCGCCGCCCTGAACCTGGCCACGCTACCGCTAGCCTCGAATCATGAAGGCGCTGGGACTCAACCCCATCCTCAACGTGACCAACTTGCAAGAAAGCTTCCGCTGGTTCGGCATGATCGGTTGGCAGAAGGCATGGGACTGGGGTGATCCACCGACCTTCGGCGCGGTCCGGTCCGGGCACTGCGAGATCTTCCTGTGCGAGGGCGGGCAGGGTGGACGCGGGCGCGGGGAGGCGACAGCGACGTTCGGGCCGGACGGCGACCAGACCGGCGACCGCGGCGTGTGGATGTCGATCTGGGTGGACGACGTCGACGCCGTCCACCAGCAGTGCCTCGCGGGCGGGATCGAGGTCACCTGGCCGCCCACCGATCACCCGTGGGGCGTACGCGAGATGCACATCCGGCATCCGGACGGGCACGTCTTCCGCATCAGCCGGGGCGCCCAGCACGATCATGACCATCCGCACGGTCACGATCATGGCCATGAGCACTAGCTTTTAGCCGCACTCCACCCGCATTCCAGTCGCCCGTCTTAGCCTGGGCCCGCGTACCCAGCAGCGACGAAGGGACAACGACGTGCTCTCGGGAACGGCGGGGCAGGACGTGGACGTCGCCATCTCAGCGCGGGAGCGGGCGTCGGGCGAGTTGTCCGCCGACAACGCCCGGCTGGCCACGCTGCTGTTGCACACCCGGGGGTGCGTGGTCCTGCGGGGCGCGCTGCCCACCGACGTCGTCGCGGCGACCGACGCGGCGTTCACCGATGTCTTTTCCGACTGCCTGGCCAGCGCGGACGGCGACAGCCTGCACATGGCCGGCATCCAGTGCCGGATCGCCCAGCGGACGCGGGCGGTGTTCTGGGAGCGCAACCGCCGCTGGCGCATCTTCCCCGGCTGCGCGCGCCGTTCGACAGCCCGTGGGTGCTGGCGAACCCGTTCGCCATGCAACTGCTGCGGGGAATGCTCGGCCCGAACTACCAGTGCAAGTTCGTCTCCAGCGACACCTGCCTCAACGGCGCGGAGATCCAGTCACCGCACCGGGAGATGGACCCCGGGCTGTCCTGGGAGCCGCGCGGCTACGTCGTCAACGTCCCGCTGCACCGCTGCGACCTGGACAACGGGCCGCTGGAGGTGTGGCCGTGCGGCAGCCACCTGTGGCGCGACGACGTGATCCGCGGGCAGCTGGGCTTCGACGACACCGTCCAAGATGGACGCAACCCGGACTTCGAGTGGCTGGCGTCGCTGTTTCCCTCGCGGCGGGTGGCGCTCGATCCCGGCGACGTGCTGATCCGCGACCCCGCGCTGATGCACCGCGGCACCGTCAACCACACCGACCGGCCGCGGACCATGCTGGCCATCTGCTACTTCCGCGACGGGCTCACGCACAACTACGGGCACCTCGACCTCAACCTGGACCGCGAGCTGTACGAAGGGCTGGCGCCGCACGTCCGGCACCTGTTCTCCGCCGCCCTGGAGGAGCCGGCGACCGTCTGACTCCTCTTTTTTTACAGCTTCTCGGTTAGCCACAGCGCCAGCAGCACCAGCGGGCCGAGCGCGAGGACGGCCAGCAGGAGCGTCCGGCGCCAGTCCCGCTTCGGCGTACGGATCGCGAAGTCCGCCATCTGGCCGTACGCCTCGACCTGGCCGGCGGGCGAGAACGGGTTCGTGGACCTCACCTCCGGCACCGCCTGCGGCGGGGTCACGTCCTGCTCGCTGCCCGTCGGGCGGATCCGCGGCGGCAACCGGCGGTACGGGTTGCCGTCCCGCTCGTCGTCCCCGGCGCTCATCGGGCCAGCGCCTCGTCGACTCCGGGCTCCAGCCGGCCCAGGTGGACCGGGTCGCGGCCGGACACCGCGTCGTACACGGCCTTGACGCAGGCGCCGTGCTCCCGGGTCGAGCTGATCAGCCACGGCACCCGGTACCGCTTGACCGAGTCGTCCCCGACCCCGTAGGCCGCCACGCCCAGCCGCCGGCACAGCGCGACCGCCCGCGGCAGGTGGTACGTCTGGGTCACCACGATCGCCTCCTGCACGCCGAAGATCCGGTGGGCGCGGGCGCACGAGTCGTACGTGTCGAACCCGGCGTGGTCCAGCACGACCTTCTCGGACGGTACGCCCGCGCTGGTCAGCCAGCGCAGCATCGCGCCCGGCTCGTTGTACTCCCAATGCATGTGGTCGCCGGAGACCAGGATCGCGCGCACCTTTCCGGTCTCCAGCAGCCGCTGGGCGACCTCCAGCCGGCCGGCCAGGAACGGCGAGGGCGTGCCGTCGTCGTACACCTGGGCGCCCAACACCAGCGCGACCGGCGCCTCCGGCACGCTCTGCTCGGTGTAGATGTGCCCGTCGGCGCTGATCCGCACCCAGGCCACGCTCGCGGCGGTGGCAGCGACCGCGAACGCCGTGCCGGCCACCCCCATCCGTACGGCCCGGCGCACCCAGCGCCGCACCCAAGGGCGTGCGCGAAGGATCTTCAGCATGGCCCTCACAATCGCACCCCCCGTCAACCCCGCCCCGCCGTGCGTCGATCAAAGGCTTCTCCGCGTCGATCAAGGGCATACGGCCGTGGTTTGATCTCTAATCCACGACCGTATGCCCTTGATCCGCACAGAAGTCCTTGATCGACGCACGCGGGCGGAGCACAGCGGACCGCCACACGCGGGGCGGAGGCGATCGACGCCAACCCGCGCGGTGATCATGAGGTTAGCGTTGGGGAGAGCGCTTGCCCTAACGCTAACCTCATGATCGCCGCAGCAATCGGGCTACCGTCCGAGCGGTCGGGGAACGACGCGGCCACCGGCGCGTCTTGCGCTGTACCGAGGTTCCCCTAACTACCCGGCCTCGGGCGCCCCACTCACGCAGCGGGCTGCCGTCCCACTTCCCCCGCGGCACCGCACTCCACCGATCAAGGAATTCCGCGTCGACCAAGGGCAAACGGTCGTGGATTGGAGATCAAAGCACGACCATTCGCCCTTGATCGACGGCGGGGAGGCGGGCGCGGCGCGCGGCGCGGGCGCGGCGCGGGGCGGGCGCGGGCGCGGGCGCGGGCGCGGGCGGACGAGGGTGGCTGGGAGGGGGAGGGGGTGTTAGCCGCCGCAGCCCCCACCGCCGCCGCCTCCGCCGCTGTCGCTGCCGGACGAGCCGCAGCTGCTGGAGCCTGAGCCGGCGCCGCAGCTGTATCCGCCGCTGGTGCTGCCGCTCGTGGCGCCGCCGGACGAGCCGGCGCCGACGTACGCGGCCGCGAACCGCCTGCGGACGTCGGCCTCGGCGGCGAACGCCGGGTCGGCCGCCCACAGCGCCGGCGTGCCGAAGAGCGCGACCGCCGTGGCAGCGCCGGTCGCGCCGTAGAGGGTCCAGGCCGGGTGCTGCGCGGGCGCCAGGTGCGTGTTGCCGCCGCGCAGCACCGTCAGGACGTGGTCGGCCGCTTGGGTACGCCGTGGCCGCCGGCGGTAGAGCAACACGATTACCACGGCCAGGGCAACCAGGGCCACCACGAGGTACCCGACCGGCCGGTCGTTGGCGATGCCGGCGAACAGCCGGGCCACGCCCAGCAGCAGCACGGCCAGCAGGACGCGCCGGCCGGTGCGCAGGGCACCGAACGCCGCCACGCCGGGCAGCAGGCCCATCTGCTCCAGGCGCTCGCGCAGGCGGGCCAGTTCGGCGGCGACCCCGGCGTCGGCGGCGAGCTGGCCGGTGCGCCGCGAGGTCCCGGCCGCGGCGTACACGGCACGTTCCAGCGGGCTGGCCCCGGCCGGCAGCGCCTCGGTCGGCACCAGGAACCGGTCCGGCGCCGGCGACGTACCGACCGCGCCGGCGCAGCGCAGCGCGGCCAGCGCGGAGTAGATCGCCAGCTCGGGCCCGCCCTGCAAGTAGGCGATCTCCTGCGCGGCCAGGGAGTTGGCGGACACGCCGGGAATGCCGGCGAGCACCCGGTGCCGGTGGACCAGCACCCCGACGACCGTGCCGATCGCCAGCACGAGATACATCACGAGGAACGCGGGCCCGCTGATCCCCAGGTGTTGCCTTCTACCGCGTACCCAATCATGGTGGTCAGTGTGAGTGCGGATCGCGCGATGGGCGCCGCGGGCGCCCCATTCTTGAGAGAATTTTGAAAGGTTCGGAGGAGGCAAGAAAGTGCTCACGGGTACGGTGCTCTTCGCGGCCACCATGACCACGGGGCTCATGGCCGGGGTGTTCTTCATCTACGCCAACGCCTACATGCCGGGGTTGGGGCGCACGGACGACCGGACGTTTGTCGGCGCGTTCCAGGCGACCGACCGGGCGATCATCAACCCGCTGTTCATGGGTCTTTTCTTCGGCTCGCTCGTCCTCATAGGGCTCGCCGCACTGCTGTATCTGGGGAAGGCGCCCTGCCCTGGATCGTCGTGGCGTTCGTGCTGTATCTGGTCACGGTCGGCATCACCGTGGCCATCAACGTGCCGCTGAACGACGCCCTCAAGGCGGCCGGCGACCCGGACACCATCGGCGATCTGGCGCGGGTCCGAAAGGACTTCAACGAGGCGCGCTGGGTGGCGTGGAATTGGGTCCGCGTCGTGTTGAGCACCGGGGCGTTCGGCTGTCTGGTCGCGGCGGTCCGGCAATCATGACAGAAGATGTCAGGGGTACGGCCCTACGGTGGCCGGCATGAGAAACAGTGATTTCGAC
This genomic stretch from Phytohabitans rumicis harbors:
- a CDS encoding SanA/YdcF family protein, with the protein product MLKILRARPWVRRWVRRAVRMGVAGTAFAVAATAASVAWVRISADGHIYTEQSVPEAPVALVLGAQVYDDGTPSPFLAGRLEVAQRLLETGKVRAILVSGDHMHWEYNEPGAMLRWLTSAGVPSEKVVLDHAGFDTYDSCARAHRIFGVQEAIVVTQTYHLPRAVALCRRLGVAAYGVGDDSVKRYRVPWLISSTREHGACVKAVYDAVSGRDPVHLGRLEPGVDEALAR
- a CDS encoding TIGR04222 domain-containing membrane protein, which codes for MYLVLAIGTVVGVLVHRHRVLAGIPGVSANSLAAQEIAYLQGGPELAIYSALAALRCAGAVGTSPAPDRFLVPTEALPAGASPLERAVYAAAGTSRRTGQLAADAGVAAELARLRERLEQMGLLPGVAAFGALRTGRRVLLAVLLLGVARLFAGIANDRPVGYLVVALVALAVVIVLLYRRRPRRTQAADHVLTVLRGGNTHLAPAQHPAWTLYGATGAATAVALFGTPALWAADPAFAAEADVRRRFAAAYVGAGSSGGATSGSTSGGYSCGAGSGSSSCGSSGSDSGGGGGGGGCGG
- a CDS encoding phytanoyl-CoA dioxygenase family protein, whose translation is MPDRPADAGGVLGAQPPLAHLPRLRAPFDSPWVLANPFAMQLLRGMLGPNYQCKFVSSDTCLNGAEIQSPHREMDPGLSWEPRGYVVNVPLHRCDLDNGPLEVWPCGSHLWRDDVIRGQLGFDDTVQDGRNPDFEWLASLFPSRRVALDPGDVLIRDPALMHRGTVNHTDRPRTMLAICYFRDGLTHNYGHLDLNLDRELYEGLAPHVRHLFSAALEEPATV
- a CDS encoding bleomycin resistance family protein; the encoded protein is MKALGLNPILNVTNLQESFRWFGMIGWQKAWDWGDPPTFGAVRSGHCEIFLCEGGQGGRGRGEATATFGPDGDQTGDRGVWMSIWVDDVDAVHQQCLAGGIEVTWPPTDHPWGVREMHIRHPDGHVFRISRGAQHDHDHPHGHDHGHEH
- a CDS encoding ABC transporter ATP-binding protein → MDTIERVSIECRGLRKAYGRTVAVDGLSFTVEPGRVTGFVGPNGAGKSTTMRMILGLDRPDAGAALVGGQPYRDLRTPLRRVGALLDAGAVHPGRRARDHLLWMAQSNRLPARRTDEVLELVGLATVARRRAGDMSLGMRQRLGIAAALLGDPPVLMFDEPVNGLDPQGVHWVRGLLRGLAAQGRTVFVSSHLMSELADTADHLVVIGRGRLLADASVRDLTAGASTLEQAYLELTRDAVDYGRAS
- a CDS encoding ABC transporter permease, which translates into the protein MHAEWTKLRTAPATARLPLAIAALTIGLTLAVTALAEPGTTACAGGCDTTALVLSGVHLGHAPAVALAVLVIAGEYDSGLIATTLTATPRRLTVLVAKAAAVAAAVLPGALVGVAGALLAGHSHGYGVPLRAAATAVPHLVLAALLSLGAATALRHTAPALTTVLGLLYLPPILAQFVADAAWRARIDAYAPMTAGLGVLAAEAAVALAVGAAFLLTRSATP
- a CDS encoding DUF1772 domain-containing protein, translating into MLYLVTVGITVAINVPLNDALKAAGDPDTIGDLARVRKDFNEARWVAWNWVRVVLSTGAFGCLVAAVRQS